The sequence below is a genomic window from Salvelinus sp. IW2-2015 linkage group LG10, ASM291031v2, whole genome shotgun sequence.
cccattttagggaaccaaaacTATTTGTACCAATTCACttctatgtgtattaaagtagccAAAAGTGTAGTAtatggtcccatattcatagtacACAATGATTACATCYAGCTTGTGAATACaaacttgttgaatgcatttgcagtttgtgtGTCAGATTATTTTGCGCCAAagagaaatgaatggtaaataatgtattgtgtattttggagtcacttttattgtaaataagaatagaacatGTTTCTAAACCCTATTTaaattcatgtggatgctaccatgataatTATGAATGAATCGGGAATAATGATTCATTCCCCTCCAAAATGCTAACCCTCCCTGTTCATTCTGTTCATTGtgtcattcaggattatccgtaatcatggtagcatccaRATTAaagtagaagtgttcagaaaaagatgatattcttatttacaactccatgacacaatacattatttaccattcacaaccaaaacaaactgtgaaTGCATCCAACAGGTTAGTAGAGTCACAAGgcaaatatgacattttaaacttctttaatacacatataagtgaatttgttcaAATACTTTTGGCTCCCTGAAATGGGGGGACTacatacaaaaagtgctgtattttctaaacagttcacctgatatggatggaAAGGCCCTcatattaaagctgacagtctgcatttTCACCtaatagtcattgtatcatttcaaatccgaAGTCCTGGATCTCACTGTAGATAAGAACATATTTCATCACACTATTATACTTGGCCCCCTAAGCAACAATCATACATCACCATCAGAAACATTCAGGCGGCTTTCCTAACACAACATAAATATGCCTTGATAAAGTTTATGATCATTAGAAGGCTTATCCTCTGAAACCAATAAAAAACTCAATAAACACTCCCAAAGATACATCCCCAAACCCTTCGAAACCCTGTATTCAAGTTCAGCTCTTGTATGGTGATGTATCATGGGAAAAATTGTCTGTGGACTGAGAGAAGTATGAGACAGGCTCTTTGTTATTCTGGAGTGGGATTCTTTGGCTGTACTCCTACATTCAGTTCAAAGATCTTCTTCTTGCCCTGGACCATGGCTTTTTCTGCCGACATGTCCCCATGGTTGTTATAGCGATCACTAAAGTATGTGAAAACATTGACGACCAGAAACGTGACCAGGAATAACGTCAAAACAATCCAGAGAAGTCGGTTACGGCGGAAAATCTTGGGGCAAAGCCGGTCAAGGACAACTAGGACCTCTTCAACCTTACTGTAAAGGCAAAATTGAGAGGGGATTCAGAACAATTCAAgctatacacccagtcattatACAGCGACTAGTATAACTACATAATAATTCATTTACAATTGATCTACATGAAGTGAAAATCACCTGCTGAACTTTTCTTTTCTGCTGATTtcttttccttttccttcatcctTCTTTTCTGGCTTTTCCTctactttctcctcctcttcctcctcctccacctctttgACTTCTTTACTTCTCTTCAGTCCCTCTTGGTAGCTGTATTTGGAACATTACACTTGTTTTCTCATTAAAGGCACATACGCTGAACGTAGAGGAAGTATCATAAGGCAGCAGGGGCACATTACATATAAACTACTTCACTTTATTGCAATGCTGACTGTACTGAATGTACTGTAATATTATGTTGATTCTTCATACTATTATGTACTGACACTATTATGTCAGTACAGCCACTCCTCTGTCAGCGTGCACAGGGTGTGTGactgtgggtatgtgtgtgggtggtcAGGGTGAGCGGGTACATAGAAAAGGGCCTCACCCTTTATTGTAGGCCTCCTCCTCGATCTTTGCCTTGATCTCTGATCTGATCTCCTCTAGGTTGATGGAGGGCTTGGCTGGGGCAGATGGCTCAGCTTCCTGCTCTGCCACACTCTTTCCACTGCATTGTTTCATTGCGGAAAGAACACAGAACATTTTACCAACAGATAttgtgatgagagagaggagtgcaTCATGGTCATTAGGCTTTCCATCATAACACTGTGGCCTTGTGTTAATGGACAGGCTGGAACGCAGTTGAATGGCAGCGTGCGTGGATGGCACCATCACTGCCAGGCAAGCTTGCGTAAAAACCAAAAGTACAAAGGAAAAATGTGTACATGGGGACTCTTAAAACGTCCCTGGCTTTTACTGAGCAGACACTTGATACAATTGTtattgtctctctcgctctgagaGATCCTGAGATTTTGGCATGGGGCAAACTAAAACAGCACACCACTTGAATGCTCTCTCACTC
It includes:
- the LOC111969342 gene encoding inositol 1,4,5-triphosphate receptor associated 1-like, coding for MAGPGPSXAMGPSPQLTMGQALPVLCEANSMKSNFPTETTQPAIAESGKSVAEQEAEPSAPAKPSINLEEIRSEIKAKIEEEAYNKGYQEGLKRSKEVKEVEEEEEEEKVEEKPEKKDEGKGKEISRKEKFSSKVEEVLVVLDRLCPKIFRRNRLLWIVLTLFLVTFLVVNVFTYFSDRYNNHGDMSAEKAMVQGKKKIFELNVGVQPKNPTPE